The following are encoded together in the Triticum dicoccoides isolate Atlit2015 ecotype Zavitan chromosome 6B, WEW_v2.0, whole genome shotgun sequence genome:
- the LOC119321735 gene encoding S-(+)-linalool synthase, chloroplastic-like isoform X1 — MAAAHAFFSFSSVEPLLAFFTFSSVEPLLHSASRVAGNGGRSGRNHGFFRPSTVICPGREPASHGLSDDFDFQESLMNVQALLHQHPPSGRGLLTTVDHLKRLCIDHYFQDEIDSIVESCADLIHGDDLLDATISLRLMREAGYCVSADNVLRKFANDNGDFNLGLSKDVRVLLSLQDMSHLNMGEPSLYKVDEFSSKHLRFAIKYLEPNLARYVRQSLDHPYHVSLMQYKARHHLSYLQNLPTRNMTIENLACAEFQIKKLQHHREMQEVKRWWMDLGLAQDVPAARDQLLKWYMWPMTVLEGFSFSRYRIEITKIISIVYIVDDIFDLVATQEEISLFNEAIKMWDLAAADSLPNYMISCYKALYTITNDIADMVRKEHGANPINHLRKAWATLFDGFMIEGKWLSTNQVPTSEDYLRNGIITSGAPLVFLHLFFMLGHDLTEGNKENIHRVISCPAKIMRLWDDMGSAKDESQEGLDGSYKELYQRENPRGDADEHMLDMIASEWECLNNECFSGMKSTLSHSFITASLNFARMVRVMYGYDNEQKLPILEDYTRMLLF; from the exons ATGGCTGCTGCGCatgccttcttctccttctcctcggTCGAGCCACTGCTTGCCTTCTTCACCTTCTCCTCGGTCGAGCCACTGCTCCATTCGGCTTCACGGGTAGCTGGAAATGGTGGCCGGAGCGGCCGCAACCATGGCTTCTTCCGCCCTTCGACGGTGATATGTCCCGGGCGGGAGCCTGCGTCCCATGGGCTGTCCGATGATTTTGActtccag GAAAGCCTAATGAATGTTCAAGCATTGCTACATCAACATCCACCGAGTGGACGAGGCTTATTGACCACTGTTGATCACCTCAAGCGCCTCTGCATCGACCACTATTTCCAAGACGAGATAGACTCCATCGTGGAGTCATGTGCAGATCTCATCCATGGTGATGATCTGCTTGATGCAACCATTTCATTGAGGTTGATGAGAGAAGCTGGGTATTGTGTTTCGGCAG ACAATGTTCTTCGGAAGTTTGCAAATGATAATGGTGATTTCAACCTTGGGCTCAGCAAAGACGTTAGAGTGCTGCTGAGCTTGCAAGACATGTCACACCTCAACATGGGAGAGCCATCACTCTACAAGGTAGATGAATTCTCAAGCAAGCATCTTAGATTTGCAATTAAGTATTTGGAGCCAAACCTTGCAAGATATGTGAGGCAGTCATTAGACCATCCCTATCATGTGAGTCTGATGCAATACAAGGCAAGGCACCATCTGAGCTACCTGCAGAACTTGCCCACTAGGAACATGACAATTGAGAATCTGGCATGTGCAGAGTTTCAGATTAAGAAGTTGCAGCATCACAGGGAGATGCAAGAGGTTAAGAG ATGGTGGATGGATCTGGGATTGGCTCAAGATGTACCGGCTGCAAGGGACCAACTTCTTAAATGGTACATGTGGCCCATGACTGTCCTAGAGGGTTTCTCCTTCTCTAGATATCGGATCGAGATCACAAAGATCATATCCATAGTCTACATTGTGGATGACATCTTTGATCTTGTCGCCACACAAGAGGAGATCTCACTCTTCAATGAAGCGATCAAAAT GTGGGATCTTGCAGCTGCTGACTCACTTCCCAACTACATGATATCATGTTACAAGGCTCTTTACACCATTACAAACGATATTGCCGACATGGTTAGAAAAGAGCATGGAGCGAACCCTATCAATCATCTCAGGAAAGCT TGGGCAACTCTGTTTGATGGATTCATGATCGAGGGGAAATGGTTATCTACTAATCAAGTCCCTACATCCGAGGACTACCTAAGAAACGGAATCATCACTTCAGGAGCACCACTTGTTTTCCTACATCTTTTCTTCATGTTAGGGCATGATTTAACAGAGGGCAACAAAGAAAACATTCATCGGGTCATCTCCTGCCCTGCAAAGATAATGAGGCTCTGGGACGACATGGGTAGTGCAAAG GATGAATCACAAGAAGGGCTAGATGGATCATACAAAGAGTTATACCAGAGAGAAAATCCTCGTGGTGATGCCGATGAGCACATGTTGGATATGATTGCGAGTGAATGGGAGTGTCTGAACAACGAATGCTTCTCTGGGATGAAGTCAACATTATCGCATAGCTTCATCACGGCATCACTAAACTTTGCGAGGATGGTCCGCGTCATGTATGGCTATGACAACGAGCAAAAACTCCCCATCCTTGAGGATTACACCAGGATGTTGCTCTTCTAA
- the LOC119321735 gene encoding S-(+)-linalool synthase, chloroplastic-like isoform X3 — MAAAHAFFSFSSVEPLLAFFTFSSVEPLLHSASRVAGNGGRSGRNHGFFRPSTVICPGREPASHGLSDDFDFQESLMNVQALLHQHPPSGRGLLTTVDHLKRLCIDHYFQDEIDSIVESCADLIHGDDLLDATISLRLMREAGYCVSADNVLRKFANDNGDFNLGLSKDVRVLLSLQDMSHLNMGEPSLYKVDEFSSKHLRFAIKYLEPNLARYVRQSLDHPYHVSLMQYKARHHLSYLQNLPTRNMTIENLACAEFQIKKLQHHREMQEVKRWWMDLGLAQDVPAARDQLLKWYMWPMTVLEGFSFSRYRIEITKIISIVYIVDDIFDLVATQEEISLFNEAIKMWDLAAADSLPNYMISCYKALYTITNDIADMVRKEHGANPINHLRKADESQEGLDGSYKELYQRENPRGDADEHMLDMIASEWECLNNECFSGMKSTLSHSFITASLNFARMVRVMYGYDNEQKLPILEDYTRMLLF, encoded by the exons ATGGCTGCTGCGCatgccttcttctccttctcctcggTCGAGCCACTGCTTGCCTTCTTCACCTTCTCCTCGGTCGAGCCACTGCTCCATTCGGCTTCACGGGTAGCTGGAAATGGTGGCCGGAGCGGCCGCAACCATGGCTTCTTCCGCCCTTCGACGGTGATATGTCCCGGGCGGGAGCCTGCGTCCCATGGGCTGTCCGATGATTTTGActtccag GAAAGCCTAATGAATGTTCAAGCATTGCTACATCAACATCCACCGAGTGGACGAGGCTTATTGACCACTGTTGATCACCTCAAGCGCCTCTGCATCGACCACTATTTCCAAGACGAGATAGACTCCATCGTGGAGTCATGTGCAGATCTCATCCATGGTGATGATCTGCTTGATGCAACCATTTCATTGAGGTTGATGAGAGAAGCTGGGTATTGTGTTTCGGCAG ACAATGTTCTTCGGAAGTTTGCAAATGATAATGGTGATTTCAACCTTGGGCTCAGCAAAGACGTTAGAGTGCTGCTGAGCTTGCAAGACATGTCACACCTCAACATGGGAGAGCCATCACTCTACAAGGTAGATGAATTCTCAAGCAAGCATCTTAGATTTGCAATTAAGTATTTGGAGCCAAACCTTGCAAGATATGTGAGGCAGTCATTAGACCATCCCTATCATGTGAGTCTGATGCAATACAAGGCAAGGCACCATCTGAGCTACCTGCAGAACTTGCCCACTAGGAACATGACAATTGAGAATCTGGCATGTGCAGAGTTTCAGATTAAGAAGTTGCAGCATCACAGGGAGATGCAAGAGGTTAAGAG ATGGTGGATGGATCTGGGATTGGCTCAAGATGTACCGGCTGCAAGGGACCAACTTCTTAAATGGTACATGTGGCCCATGACTGTCCTAGAGGGTTTCTCCTTCTCTAGATATCGGATCGAGATCACAAAGATCATATCCATAGTCTACATTGTGGATGACATCTTTGATCTTGTCGCCACACAAGAGGAGATCTCACTCTTCAATGAAGCGATCAAAAT GTGGGATCTTGCAGCTGCTGACTCACTTCCCAACTACATGATATCATGTTACAAGGCTCTTTACACCATTACAAACGATATTGCCGACATGGTTAGAAAAGAGCATGGAGCGAACCCTATCAATCATCTCAGGAAAGCT GATGAATCACAAGAAGGGCTAGATGGATCATACAAAGAGTTATACCAGAGAGAAAATCCTCGTGGTGATGCCGATGAGCACATGTTGGATATGATTGCGAGTGAATGGGAGTGTCTGAACAACGAATGCTTCTCTGGGATGAAGTCAACATTATCGCATAGCTTCATCACGGCATCACTAAACTTTGCGAGGATGGTCCGCGTCATGTATGGCTATGACAACGAGCAAAAACTCCCCATCCTTGAGGATTACACCAGGATGTTGCTCTTCTAA
- the LOC119321735 gene encoding S-(+)-linalool synthase, chloroplastic-like isoform X2, with protein sequence MAAAHAFFSFSSVEPLLAFFTFSSVEPLLHSASRVAGNGGRSGRNHGFFRPSTVICPGREPASHGLSDDFDFQESLMNVQALLHQHPPSGRGLLTTVDHLKRLCIDHYFQDEIDSIVESCADLIHGDDLLDATISLRLMREAGYCVSADNVLRKFANDNGDFNLGLSKDVRVLLSLQDMSHLNMGEPSLYKVDEFSSKHLRFAIKYLEPNLARYVRQSLDHPYHVSLMQYKARHHLSYLQNLPTRNMTIENLACAEFQIKKLQHHREMQEVKRWWMDLGLAQDVPAARDQLLKWWDLAAADSLPNYMISCYKALYTITNDIADMVRKEHGANPINHLRKAWATLFDGFMIEGKWLSTNQVPTSEDYLRNGIITSGAPLVFLHLFFMLGHDLTEGNKENIHRVISCPAKIMRLWDDMGSAKDESQEGLDGSYKELYQRENPRGDADEHMLDMIASEWECLNNECFSGMKSTLSHSFITASLNFARMVRVMYGYDNEQKLPILEDYTRMLLF encoded by the exons ATGGCTGCTGCGCatgccttcttctccttctcctcggTCGAGCCACTGCTTGCCTTCTTCACCTTCTCCTCGGTCGAGCCACTGCTCCATTCGGCTTCACGGGTAGCTGGAAATGGTGGCCGGAGCGGCCGCAACCATGGCTTCTTCCGCCCTTCGACGGTGATATGTCCCGGGCGGGAGCCTGCGTCCCATGGGCTGTCCGATGATTTTGActtccag GAAAGCCTAATGAATGTTCAAGCATTGCTACATCAACATCCACCGAGTGGACGAGGCTTATTGACCACTGTTGATCACCTCAAGCGCCTCTGCATCGACCACTATTTCCAAGACGAGATAGACTCCATCGTGGAGTCATGTGCAGATCTCATCCATGGTGATGATCTGCTTGATGCAACCATTTCATTGAGGTTGATGAGAGAAGCTGGGTATTGTGTTTCGGCAG ACAATGTTCTTCGGAAGTTTGCAAATGATAATGGTGATTTCAACCTTGGGCTCAGCAAAGACGTTAGAGTGCTGCTGAGCTTGCAAGACATGTCACACCTCAACATGGGAGAGCCATCACTCTACAAGGTAGATGAATTCTCAAGCAAGCATCTTAGATTTGCAATTAAGTATTTGGAGCCAAACCTTGCAAGATATGTGAGGCAGTCATTAGACCATCCCTATCATGTGAGTCTGATGCAATACAAGGCAAGGCACCATCTGAGCTACCTGCAGAACTTGCCCACTAGGAACATGACAATTGAGAATCTGGCATGTGCAGAGTTTCAGATTAAGAAGTTGCAGCATCACAGGGAGATGCAAGAGGTTAAGAG ATGGTGGATGGATCTGGGATTGGCTCAAGATGTACCGGCTGCAAGGGACCAACTTCTTAAATG GTGGGATCTTGCAGCTGCTGACTCACTTCCCAACTACATGATATCATGTTACAAGGCTCTTTACACCATTACAAACGATATTGCCGACATGGTTAGAAAAGAGCATGGAGCGAACCCTATCAATCATCTCAGGAAAGCT TGGGCAACTCTGTTTGATGGATTCATGATCGAGGGGAAATGGTTATCTACTAATCAAGTCCCTACATCCGAGGACTACCTAAGAAACGGAATCATCACTTCAGGAGCACCACTTGTTTTCCTACATCTTTTCTTCATGTTAGGGCATGATTTAACAGAGGGCAACAAAGAAAACATTCATCGGGTCATCTCCTGCCCTGCAAAGATAATGAGGCTCTGGGACGACATGGGTAGTGCAAAG GATGAATCACAAGAAGGGCTAGATGGATCATACAAAGAGTTATACCAGAGAGAAAATCCTCGTGGTGATGCCGATGAGCACATGTTGGATATGATTGCGAGTGAATGGGAGTGTCTGAACAACGAATGCTTCTCTGGGATGAAGTCAACATTATCGCATAGCTTCATCACGGCATCACTAAACTTTGCGAGGATGGTCCGCGTCATGTATGGCTATGACAACGAGCAAAAACTCCCCATCCTTGAGGATTACACCAGGATGTTGCTCTTCTAA